In Carnobacterium sp. CP1, the following are encoded in one genomic region:
- a CDS encoding cache domain-containing sensor histidine kinase, translating to MIRTIKQILKTVIERFKSLRIILALSLGVISIFTILLFAGFLSVTFKETLINTTKTTTQQSVVQSSITLANEIDNMTGMAYGILDELKSSTLQKNEIAELLGISYRLNRNVVSIGLINATGQLVDYAPSQYTPKKGANVYEQDWFQEDLTPNQFSFSSPHVQNLFEKNDHWVLSVTAPVIVDKEEYLLLIDFNFNSLGSYFDKVSIGKRGYSFIVDSQNTLVYHPQQQTRQINAKEENLDFIIDKPDGVYITANKKDTVAIASVSSTGWKIIGVSYLQESIKEAMQEVQGYMLWVFFVIVSLIVLISIGVSKYIAQPITNMVKVMRNSDENQFDVYTDETRFTEVQQLSGSYNHLIDHVKTLMLQVKEEQEELRKSEMNVLQAQINPHFLYNTLESILWMSERGNNKGASEMVAALGKLLRISLSKGNDFISLRHELAHAESYLTIQQIRYKNQFQYSFEVDDTILDCLTVKIILQPFLENALYHGIERMVDEGHIAIKVFDKQTKILIQIIDDGIGILPETLNEIEAGKNSGKVGIGIRNVHQRIQIYFGKEYGVEVKSEMDEGTTINIWLPKIVREEKGKEE from the coding sequence ATGATTCGAACCATTAAACAGATACTCAAAACAGTAATTGAGAGATTTAAAAGCTTGCGTATTATTTTAGCTTTATCATTAGGCGTCATCTCTATTTTTACGATTCTATTATTTGCCGGTTTTTTATCGGTCACTTTTAAAGAAACGTTGATCAATACCACTAAAACCACTACTCAACAAAGTGTAGTGCAATCCAGTATCACATTAGCTAACGAAATAGACAACATGACCGGAATGGCTTATGGCATCTTGGATGAATTGAAGAGTTCAACGTTACAAAAAAACGAAATAGCAGAGTTATTAGGGATAAGCTACCGTTTAAATCGCAATGTCGTATCGATTGGACTGATAAATGCTACAGGTCAATTAGTAGATTATGCACCGTCGCAATATACACCTAAAAAGGGAGCAAACGTTTATGAACAAGACTGGTTCCAAGAAGACTTGACACCAAACCAATTTTCTTTTTCATCTCCTCACGTACAGAACCTATTTGAAAAAAACGACCATTGGGTTTTATCGGTTACAGCACCGGTCATAGTAGATAAAGAAGAGTATCTGCTCCTAATTGATTTTAATTTTAATTCGTTAGGGAGCTATTTTGATAAAGTATCCATTGGAAAGAGAGGCTATTCTTTTATTGTAGACAGCCAAAATACACTAGTTTATCACCCACAGCAACAAACCAGACAAATAAACGCTAAAGAAGAAAATCTTGATTTTATCATAGATAAGCCGGATGGCGTATACATAACAGCGAATAAAAAAGATACGGTTGCCATTGCGTCAGTATCTTCAACCGGTTGGAAAATCATTGGGGTTTCCTATTTGCAAGAATCAATCAAAGAAGCCATGCAAGAAGTTCAAGGATATATGTTATGGGTCTTTTTTGTGATTGTTAGTTTAATCGTGTTGATCAGCATAGGAGTTTCTAAGTACATTGCACAGCCGATTACCAATATGGTCAAAGTGATGCGGAACTCAGATGAGAACCAATTTGATGTTTACACAGATGAAACCCGCTTCACTGAAGTCCAGCAGCTGTCAGGATCTTATAATCATTTAATTGATCATGTCAAAACGTTGATGCTTCAAGTAAAAGAGGAACAAGAAGAATTAAGGAAAAGTGAAATGAATGTTTTGCAAGCCCAAATCAACCCACATTTTTTGTACAATACATTAGAATCTATATTATGGATGTCAGAACGTGGAAACAATAAAGGAGCTTCTGAAATGGTTGCGGCACTCGGAAAGTTATTGCGCATTTCATTAAGCAAGGGTAATGATTTTATCTCTCTTCGTCATGAGTTAGCACATGCCGAGAGCTATCTAACCATTCAACAAATTAGATATAAGAACCAATTTCAGTATTCATTCGAAGTGGACGACACCATACTGGATTGTCTAACAGTGAAAATCATTCTACAACCGTTTCTTGAAAACGCGTTGTATCATGGCATTGAACGAATGGTTGACGAAGGACACATTGCTATCAAAGTGTTCGATAAACAAACCAAGATTCTGATACAAATCATAGATGATGGTATTGGAATCTTACCAGAGACACTTAATGAAATCGAAGCTGGGAAAAATAGCGGAAAAGTCGGCATTGGCATACGCAATGTTCACCAAAGAATTCAAATTTATTTTGGAAAAGAATATGGAGTAGAAGTTAAAAGCGAAATGGACGAAGGTACAACAATCAATATTTGGTTGCCAAAAATCGTTCGAGAAGAGAAGGGAAAAGAGGAGTAA
- a CDS encoding response regulator transcription factor, whose product MYSIMLVDDEQDIRQSIIELVQWEKMGFQIIGEASNGEEALEVMESNVPDILITDIKMPIMDGIELSKRVRDENPSVKIVFLSGYEDFEYAVSGIKLTILEYLLKPVSISDLENMLRKVRRKLDEEKRSANDLVTIEKDFLKKFDVSKMSFLISLITDNYSDVSESEFKKLLQTYQLNLTGERQVLLNITIDKSSFSKSTIGNQNLELTKFSLTNTVRKIVDKYVQSEVFTFTSNSVVILSDTKENIEMYTDILVKEINESVQKIFGFSIGIGVSEEYVRISDTKRAFQSSVSALNYQTALGGDKGIYISDIETVQQNEIVFDEVNEAKLVSLIKIGSKDELETFIDHLFQRFYSGMNSQEHLKIFLMELYVSVLKAYKTTISKYDSDMLQQVEVISEIHHYQDNQVIKEWFKNFCLSTIAIIQEQRKKKTDSLAKQSYDYLAEHYSDPSLSLKQVSKQMLISPSYFSSLFKKENGLSFTDALVKIRMEKAKEHLLTTDHKIFEIAIDSGYTDQHYFSYCFKKYFGESPNKIRETFKKNKLLVETKS is encoded by the coding sequence TTGTATTCAATTATGCTAGTAGATGATGAACAGGATATTCGTCAATCCATTATTGAACTCGTTCAATGGGAAAAAATGGGATTCCAGATTATTGGAGAAGCCAGTAATGGAGAAGAAGCATTAGAAGTGATGGAAAGCAACGTTCCCGATATATTGATCACGGATATTAAAATGCCGATTATGGATGGTATTGAGTTGTCTAAACGAGTAAGGGACGAAAACCCTTCTGTTAAAATTGTATTTTTAAGTGGATATGAGGATTTTGAGTATGCAGTCAGCGGCATAAAATTAACGATCCTTGAGTATTTATTAAAGCCGGTTTCCATTAGTGATTTAGAGAATATGCTTAGAAAAGTACGTAGGAAATTAGATGAAGAAAAACGGTCAGCAAATGATTTAGTGACTATTGAAAAAGATTTTTTGAAAAAATTTGATGTTAGTAAAATGTCGTTTTTGATTTCCTTGATTACTGATAATTACAGCGACGTATCAGAAAGTGAATTCAAAAAGCTGCTTCAAACTTATCAGTTAAATCTTACTGGAGAAAGGCAAGTCTTGCTAAATATCACTATTGATAAATCTTCTTTTTCAAAAAGTACTATCGGAAACCAAAACTTAGAACTTACGAAGTTTTCATTAACCAATACTGTCAGGAAAATAGTGGATAAGTATGTGCAAAGCGAAGTCTTTACTTTCACGTCAAACAGTGTTGTTATTTTATCTGATACAAAAGAAAATATCGAAATGTATACGGATATTCTTGTGAAAGAAATTAACGAAAGCGTACAAAAAATATTTGGATTTTCTATCGGTATTGGAGTTAGTGAAGAATATGTACGGATTTCAGATACAAAACGTGCTTTTCAATCTTCTGTTTCAGCTTTAAATTACCAGACAGCGCTTGGAGGAGACAAAGGAATTTATATTTCTGACATTGAAACCGTTCAGCAAAATGAAATAGTTTTTGATGAAGTTAACGAAGCGAAATTGGTTTCACTGATTAAAATAGGATCTAAAGATGAATTAGAGACTTTTATAGATCATCTATTCCAACGATTTTATTCCGGAATGAATAGTCAAGAACACCTTAAAATTTTTTTGATGGAATTATATGTATCAGTCTTAAAAGCCTATAAAACAACGATTTCAAAATACGATTCAGATATGCTTCAACAGGTGGAAGTTATTTCTGAGATTCATCACTATCAAGACAATCAAGTCATTAAAGAATGGTTTAAAAACTTTTGCTTGTCGACCATTGCAATCATCCAAGAGCAGCGTAAAAAGAAAACGGATTCTTTAGCTAAGCAAAGCTATGATTATTTAGCTGAACATTACTCAGATCCTTCGCTTTCTTTAAAACAAGTCAGTAAGCAGATGTTGATCAGTCCTAGTTATTTCAGTTCACTTTTTAAAAAAGAAAATGGGCTTTCTTTTACAGATGCATTGGTCAAAATACGCATGGAAAAAGCTAAAGAGCATTTATTGACGACTGACCATAAAATATTTGAAATAGCAATAGATTCAGGATATACCGACCAGCATTACTTTTCTTACTGCTTTAAAAAGTATTTTGGCGAATCGCCTAACAAAATCCGAGAAACATTCAAGAAAAATAAGCTTCTGGTCGAAACGAAAAGCTAA
- a CDS encoding ABC transporter substrate-binding protein/permease — translation MKNKKNTLVAILFSVMTLLLTLVPLTSVSAADTDPVYEKIQERGSLIVGLSADYAPYEFHATVDGQDKIVGFDISIAQKIADDLGVELKIEELGFDGLLGAMETGKIDIIISGMSPTPERLKEVNFSDAYMDVQQRVVVRKTDKDRFTSVDDFNGVKVGAQKQSTQEELAHSELIGSTVVSLQKVPDVIVNLQQKKVDAIILEGPVAEAYISQNNDIMFADVQFEDADKQTAVAISKEAPYLLEKINSTIKVIRDENLLPGYIEEAATHMGDDRPFFQKYGSYYLKGTGYTVVLAFIGVLFGSIIGSALALMKLSKKLPLKAISVAYIEYVRGTPLLVQIFLVYFGSPFLGLDLSAFTAGCIAIALNSGAYVAEIIRSGINAVDKGQLEAARSLGMNHTQAMRYIIFPQAIKNILPALGNEFVSVIKESSVVSVIGVSELMFQAGVVTGASFKPFLPILIASVIYFILTFTLSRLLGFAERGMNTSD, via the coding sequence ATGAAAAATAAAAAAAACACCTTAGTTGCTATCCTGTTTTCTGTTATGACACTACTATTAACTTTAGTACCTCTCACATCCGTTTCTGCAGCGGATACTGATCCAGTCTATGAAAAAATTCAAGAACGAGGTTCGTTGATTGTTGGTTTATCTGCCGATTATGCTCCTTATGAATTTCATGCTACCGTAGATGGGCAAGATAAAATCGTTGGCTTCGATATTTCAATTGCCCAAAAGATCGCTGATGATTTAGGCGTAGAATTAAAAATTGAAGAATTAGGATTCGATGGTTTGTTAGGGGCTATGGAAACTGGCAAAATCGATATTATTATTTCAGGAATGTCGCCAACACCTGAACGATTAAAAGAAGTTAACTTCTCTGACGCCTATATGGATGTACAGCAAAGAGTTGTCGTTCGGAAAACCGATAAAGATCGCTTTACAAGTGTCGATGATTTCAACGGTGTTAAAGTAGGTGCACAAAAACAATCCACACAAGAAGAATTAGCTCATAGCGAACTAATCGGTTCAACTGTTGTCTCACTTCAAAAAGTACCTGACGTTATCGTTAACCTGCAACAAAAGAAAGTTGATGCGATTATTTTAGAAGGACCTGTTGCGGAAGCTTATATTTCTCAAAATAATGATATTATGTTTGCCGATGTCCAATTTGAGGATGCGGATAAACAAACAGCTGTCGCCATTTCTAAAGAAGCACCTTATTTATTAGAAAAAATCAATTCAACCATCAAAGTCATTCGTGACGAAAATCTTTTACCAGGTTATATTGAAGAAGCTGCGACTCATATGGGAGACGATCGTCCATTCTTCCAGAAATACGGTTCGTATTACCTTAAAGGAACTGGTTATACAGTAGTCTTAGCCTTCATCGGGGTACTTTTCGGTTCCATAATCGGCAGTGCGCTGGCTTTAATGAAATTATCGAAGAAGCTTCCCTTAAAAGCTATTTCCGTTGCTTATATTGAATACGTTCGTGGCACACCACTTTTAGTTCAAATCTTCTTAGTTTACTTTGGTTCGCCATTTCTAGGTCTAGATCTTTCAGCATTCACTGCTGGTTGTATCGCGATTGCTTTAAATAGCGGTGCCTATGTGGCCGAAATTATCCGTTCTGGAATCAATGCTGTGGACAAAGGCCAACTAGAAGCTGCTCGTTCTCTAGGCATGAACCATACACAAGCCATGCGCTATATTATTTTTCCACAAGCCATTAAAAATATTTTACCTGCGTTAGGAAATGAATTTGTCTCTGTTATCAAAGAATCTTCTGTTGTTTCTGTCATTGGAGTATCTGAATTAATGTTCCAAGCAGGTGTGGTAACCGGTGCTAGTTTCAAGCCCTTCTTACCTATTTTGATTGCTTCGGTCATTTATTTCATTTTGACTTTTACTTTATCTCGTCTATTAGGTTTTGCTGAAAGGGGCATGAATACTAGTGATTAA
- a CDS encoding amino acid ABC transporter ATP-binding protein: MINIKNLKKNFGKNEVLKGIDLEVKTGEVVVIIGPSGSGKSTFLRCLNLLEQPTEGSVEFEGKNLLEKNADINELRQKMGMVFQSFNLFPHKTVVENLTISPLKVKGQNPEEAKKNALELLNKVGLSDKSDSFPVQLSGGQQQRVAIARALAMGPDVMLFDEPTSALDPEMVGEVLAVMKNLAEGGMTMVVVTHEMGFAREVADRVIFMDDGMIVEQGKPKDVFSNPQHARTQDFLSKVL, encoded by the coding sequence GTGATTAATATTAAAAACTTAAAGAAAAATTTTGGTAAAAATGAAGTATTAAAAGGCATTGATTTAGAAGTCAAAACTGGTGAAGTCGTTGTTATCATTGGCCCTTCTGGCAGCGGGAAAAGTACTTTCCTCCGTTGTTTAAATTTATTAGAGCAGCCAACTGAGGGCAGCGTTGAATTTGAAGGTAAAAATCTGTTAGAAAAGAATGCCGACATCAATGAATTGCGTCAAAAAATGGGAATGGTTTTCCAAAGCTTCAACTTATTTCCACATAAAACGGTTGTAGAAAATTTAACCATCAGTCCACTTAAAGTTAAAGGGCAAAATCCTGAAGAAGCCAAAAAAAATGCTTTAGAATTATTGAATAAAGTTGGCCTAAGCGATAAAAGCGACAGCTTTCCTGTCCAATTATCTGGTGGTCAGCAGCAACGGGTAGCGATTGCTCGTGCGCTTGCGATGGGACCTGACGTCATGTTGTTTGATGAACCGACTTCAGCGTTGGATCCAGAAATGGTTGGCGAAGTATTAGCTGTAATGAAGAACTTAGCTGAAGGCGGTATGACTATGGTCGTTGTTACGCATGAAATGGGCTTTGCCCGTGAAGTAGCTGACCGAGTGATTTTTATGGATGACGGAATGATTGTTGAGCAAGGAAAACCAAAAGATGTTTTTTCTAATCCGCAGCATGCCCGAACACAGGATTTTCTAAGCAAAGTACTATAA
- a CDS encoding pyridoxal phosphate-dependent aminotransferase — protein sequence MDKTYTALAHQFPDENILMEIATLASETENLIDLSIGDPDLITDEAIIDAAFEAAKQGHTKYTASGGSQDFLQAVIDFYEKHYQLTFKPNQVRATVGALHGMYLTLKTILNPGDEVIIHEPYFSPYKDQVIFSGGIPVFMPTYEKDGFQIDIELLKSAITDKTKAIIINSPNNPTGAVFSPELFKQIADLAIEHNFYILSDEVYEAFTFYDDFVPMATFAPEHTITFSSFSKAFAMTGWRIGYMIAPDYLNEAAKLINESITYSAPTLSQRAGIYALDHADELVPKVTSVFQERLEYIAERVAEISFLSLHPVKGSMYAFINISKTNLDSVAFTEKLLKETQVLVIPGKAFGESGAQYIRLAATQNLVLLKEAFDRIEKLNF from the coding sequence GTGGATAAAACATATACAGCCTTAGCTCACCAGTTTCCTGATGAAAACATTCTGATGGAAATTGCGACACTCGCAAGTGAAACAGAAAACCTCATTGATCTATCGATCGGTGATCCAGATTTAATCACCGATGAAGCTATCATTGATGCTGCCTTCGAAGCAGCAAAACAAGGACATACGAAGTATACGGCTTCTGGCGGCAGCCAAGACTTTTTACAAGCAGTGATTGATTTTTATGAAAAACATTACCAATTAACGTTCAAACCGAATCAAGTTCGGGCTACAGTCGGCGCACTTCATGGTATGTATTTGACGTTGAAAACTATTTTAAATCCTGGTGATGAAGTCATTATTCACGAGCCCTACTTCTCTCCTTACAAGGATCAAGTAATTTTTTCTGGTGGGATTCCAGTCTTCATGCCAACTTATGAAAAAGATGGTTTTCAAATTGATATCGAACTTTTAAAATCTGCTATTACAGATAAAACCAAAGCTATCATCATCAATTCGCCAAATAATCCAACGGGCGCCGTTTTTAGTCCGGAACTCTTCAAACAAATTGCTGACTTGGCTATCGAACACAATTTTTATATTTTATCTGATGAAGTGTATGAAGCTTTTACTTTTTATGATGATTTTGTCCCTATGGCAACATTCGCGCCTGAACATACAATTACCTTCAGCAGTTTTTCAAAAGCATTTGCGATGACAGGTTGGCGAATTGGGTATATGATTGCCCCAGACTATTTAAATGAAGCCGCCAAACTTATCAACGAAAGCATTACTTACTCGGCACCAACTCTCTCTCAACGTGCTGGAATTTATGCTTTAGACCATGCAGATGAATTGGTGCCTAAAGTGACCTCTGTTTTCCAAGAACGTCTTGAATATATTGCTGAGCGTGTCGCTGAAATTTCGTTTTTGTCATTGCATCCAGTTAAAGGCAGTATGTATGCTTTTATTAATATCTCAAAAACCAATTTGGATTCTGTTGCTTTTACAGAAAAATTATTAAAAGAAACTCAAGTCCTCGTAATTCCAGGCAAAGCTTTTGGCGAATCTGGCGCTCAATATATTCGACTTGCAGCAACACAAAATCTTGTATTATTGAAAGAAGCTTTTGATCGAATCGAAAAATTAAACTTTTAA
- a CDS encoding glycosyl hydrolase family 28-related protein: MNQAAVIQELIAETFPDYQNNSAKQQAIGETESLFSLLKGISPPKKSSDRFFSRSLLSKAKRDFTVDPPVSVDSNGQIYPYWKKQLDHALRQLSERVQTVSLLDFGAIGDGKFDCTQAFKKAISSGKRRVLVPPGVYRTRGLKLPSYTELIGSGTAKTKLILVETAPKRERLITNQQYLKGNHHIRIEGMELDWNVNRLSEKERTASGGTASSGITLAHVKYAVIRNITITDPGLHGVDVTSAIYDYSGDGQRARLGSRYIWVDQVEVKGFGDDGITTHHSDDILISNCFLHHPSGRAHKAGFSNSNGIEVDDGSQHVTLTNNLTAYCFGGVEIKAHETSSAASDTQLFGHYSYHDNRSYNFRHIGHHQKADAQTQSAFGIRGTYLAAYFPKKTDLYLASTPRALVISAYQKVAINHFLAKTTAETAPEKIALSVQYRAGEVYLKNVQLENYETAKKPLRISRETGRVRIG, from the coding sequence ATGAATCAAGCAGCTGTTATTCAAGAATTGATAGCGGAAACTTTTCCAGATTACCAAAACAATTCAGCAAAACAACAAGCGATCGGTGAGACGGAATCACTGTTTTCTCTCTTAAAAGGGATTAGCCCCCCAAAAAAATCCAGCGATAGGTTTTTTAGCAGATCCCTATTGTCGAAAGCGAAAAGAGATTTTACCGTCGATCCTCCAGTTTCAGTAGACAGTAACGGACAAATTTATCCCTATTGGAAAAAACAGTTGGATCATGCACTACGTCAGTTGAGTGAACGAGTCCAAACAGTCTCGCTGCTGGATTTCGGTGCGATTGGAGATGGGAAATTTGATTGTACCCAAGCTTTTAAAAAGGCTATCTCCAGTGGAAAACGCCGGGTCTTGGTTCCGCCTGGTGTTTACCGCACAAGAGGACTCAAATTGCCTTCTTATACCGAGTTGATCGGAAGCGGAACGGCTAAAACCAAGTTGATTTTAGTAGAAACAGCGCCCAAAAGAGAACGGTTGATTACCAACCAGCAGTATTTAAAAGGCAATCATCATATTCGCATCGAAGGAATGGAATTGGATTGGAATGTGAACCGACTATCTGAAAAAGAACGGACAGCTTCAGGCGGAACTGCTTCTAGTGGAATCACGCTAGCTCATGTGAAGTATGCCGTTATTCGCAACATCACCATTACGGATCCAGGGCTTCATGGCGTTGATGTGACTTCAGCTATTTACGATTATTCTGGCGATGGTCAACGAGCACGGCTGGGCAGCCGGTATATTTGGGTAGACCAAGTAGAAGTTAAGGGATTCGGTGATGACGGCATTACCACTCATCATAGCGATGATATTCTAATTTCAAACTGTTTTTTGCACCATCCAAGCGGACGGGCACATAAAGCAGGATTTTCTAATTCAAATGGAATAGAAGTTGATGATGGTTCTCAACATGTCACCTTAACGAATAATCTCACAGCGTATTGTTTCGGCGGTGTCGAAATTAAAGCTCATGAAACCAGCTCAGCAGCCTCAGATACACAATTGTTTGGGCATTATTCTTACCATGATAATCGCTCTTATAATTTCAGACATATTGGCCATCATCAAAAGGCTGATGCACAGACTCAATCAGCTTTTGGCATTCGTGGAACATATTTGGCTGCTTATTTTCCAAAGAAAACAGATCTCTACCTGGCTTCAACGCCAAGGGCTTTAGTGATATCAGCCTATCAAAAAGTAGCGATCAATCACTTCTTAGCGAAAACAACAGCAGAAACAGCTCCGGAAAAAATTGCCTTGTCAGTTCAATACCGTGCTGGAGAAGTTTATTTGAAAAATGTTCAATTGGAAAATTACGAAACAGCTAAAAAACCTCTACGGATCAGTCGAGAAACTGGAAGAGTAAGGATAGGCTAA
- a CDS encoding SprT family protein produces the protein MDQKELQSLVEELSLTYFGRAFNHQATFNARLRTTGGRYHLLTHNLDFNLKILTTFGLPEFIGVIKHELCHYHLHLTGKGYQHKDADFKQLLKQVGGTRYVQSLAPVKKPKSFWVYHCLKCQNAIYRQRRFDTKRYVCGKCQGKLVLLNETQKVKLES, from the coding sequence TTGGATCAAAAAGAATTACAATCATTAGTAGAAGAACTGTCTCTGACCTATTTTGGACGAGCTTTCAATCATCAAGCAACGTTTAATGCACGGTTGCGGACAACCGGCGGACGTTATCATTTGTTGACCCATAATTTAGATTTTAATTTAAAAATATTAACAACATTTGGTCTGCCCGAATTCATCGGTGTGATCAAACATGAGTTGTGCCATTATCATCTTCATTTGACTGGAAAAGGATACCAACACAAAGATGCCGATTTTAAGCAATTACTGAAACAAGTAGGAGGAACACGTTACGTTCAATCACTGGCGCCAGTAAAAAAGCCAAAATCTTTTTGGGTTTACCACTGTCTAAAGTGTCAGAATGCTATTTATAGGCAACGACGTTTTGACACGAAACGCTATGTTTGCGGAAAATGCCAAGGAAAATTGGTTTTACTAAACGAAACTCAGAAAGTAAAGCTCGAAAGCTAA